The nucleotide window GAGGCGTAAGACACCCCGAATCGTCGTCCAGACCGTGCGCGTCGCTCGTGAGGCCCTCCCGCCGCGCTGACCAGCGACTACGCCCACCCCGCGGCCGTCACCGGCCCACACCTTCTACAGGAGGCGCTGAATTGCGACCTTTCCTTGTACGAGGTGGCGTTGATGGTGACGGAATAGCGCGAACCCAGATAACAGTACCGGAGCGGATAGGGGAAAGGAACAGTCGCCGTAGTATCGAGCAAGTGCATGCGGCGCTCTCTGCGGGAGAGGCTCTACTTCGAGGAAGGGGCTAGGGAGCTTTCGCGCCTAGTGCTCGGCGATCAGTCCGCTGCCAGTTCCGGTGCTTCGTCGCGCCCCGTACGCGACTTATGTGGACGGCATCCTGGGACCACCCGTTGTCAACAACTCGTGAAAGGGGTGGTCCACAGGCCGCGCCGTCTCTGCAAACGATGGGTTTAGCAGGATTGCGCAACTTATGCGCTCCCCCCTCTCACAATGACCGACCGAGCCCGGGTGAGTCTCGCTGGACTGGTCGGCGCGACGCTGTCCTCGCATCCAGCGCGCGGATCTGTCGCAGACGGTCAAGGGCCTCGCGGACTCGGCCGGCATCGGCCCTCTGCATGTCGCTGACTGGATCAGGACCGAGCGGGTTCGCGGTGGTGATGTCGTAGCGGTCGCGGTACGCGGCAACGGTGGTCGCGGTGCGGACCCAGCAGTCGCGGCCGTGCCATTGTTGAGGTACGCGTCCGAGGTGGCGGATCCAGGGTTCATGCCGGGCGATCGCGGTCTGAACGAGTCCACTGGCGCGCTGTTCGATTAGTTGTTGGCGTTCGTCGAGGGCGGTCCGCATTGCGGGGGTCATGGGACCGGCAGCCGTGGGGATGAGGCCGGCGATCATCTCGCGTGGTTGCCGCTGGTGGCGTGCGGCGAGGCGGGTGGTGGCGGTGGTGATGCGATGGTGGAGGACTGCGGCGACCTGGTGGGCGTTGTCGAGCTCGCGGGCGTCGACGAGGTTGGGGAGCAGTTCCTCGAGGTCGAGATGGTGAGCATCGGCGTGACGCAGCGCGGCTGCGAGGGGTCCGAACGCGTCGGACGCGAGGACTTGGTTGGCCTGGTCGCTCGTGAGGCCGCAGCCTCGGATGAGATTCGTCCAGCGGTCGTGTTGGGCGGTGGCGGCGATGGTGTCGTACTCCGCGGCGAGCTGGGTAATGCCTCCCCAGCGGTCCTGCTCGGCCCGCAGCGTCTCGTGGGCGGACCGTTCCGCACCGACCCGGCTGAGCACGCCGGTGAGCACTCGCCGGCCCGTGACGTTGTCGCCGTCGTCCTGGTGAGCCTCGAGGTCGGCGCTGTCGGTGATGGCGTAGGCGCGGTTCGAAGCCCGACCGCGCGTGAGGGCGACGTACAGCGTCTCGCGGGTCATCGCGGGGGTGACGATGGCGTGGGCGGTGTCGACCGTTGCGCCCTGGGCGCGGTGGGCGGTGACGGCGTAGCCGAGCTCGACGTGCTCTGCCACGTAGTCGGCCGGGAGTTGAACGCTGCCGCCGTTACCCAACACAGCGAGGGCCCCGTCGGGGAGGATGGCGCTGATGGTCCAGCGGTCGCCGTTGCGGACCCATCGGCCGGAGGCGTCGGTGAGCTGCCGGTGGTTGCGGCGGGTCACGATGGCGTCGCTGACACCGGCGAGCGTGCGGTCGTGCAAGCGGATGACTATGGACGGGTCGACGTCGCCGGTCGCGACCCGGTCGTCATGGGCACGCGCGTTAAGGGTGGTGACGTGCTCGCGGGTGGGTGCGATGAGGAAGCTGGTCTTGCCCGAGGCGAGGTCGGCCTGCCAGGCGGTGTACGCGGCGTCGAACATTGCGTCCGTGTCGCCGTCGAGGAGTCGGCAGTGCTGGTCGTAGGTGTCGAGGACCGCTGCGTTCCCGTCGCGCAGCTGTAGGGAGGCGTGCTTCTCCCAGTCGTGGTGGAATCTGCGGACGTCGCTGAGCTCGGCGACGTCATCGCGGTCGGTCGCAAGCAACCTGAACGCGCCGCCGGCGTCAACGGCGGCCAGCTGGGCGGGGTCGCCTAGGAGGAGCAGCTTCGCGGCGGCGTCGGCGGTGGCGGTGGCGATGCGGTGCAGGGTGTGGGTTCCGGCCAAGGAGGCTTCGTCGACGATCACCAGCTGGCCGGCGCGGAGCGCGACACGGCAGCCCGCGAGCTCGTGGAGCCACTTCGCGGGGGTCTCGGCCTCTACCTCGAGGTCGGCGCCGAGCACTTCGGCCGCCGCGGCGGACGGCGCAAGGCCGACCACCGTGCCGGCGCCGTAGAGGTGCTCCCAGGCTGTGCGGAGGGCTCGCATGGTGGTGGTCTTGCCTGCGCCGGCTGGGCCTACGAGGACGTCGACCACCCGGCCGGAGGTGGCGACCTGGGCGATCGCGGCGACCTGGTCGTCGCCAAGCCCGTCGGCGTGGTGGGCCACGGTGACGGCAGGGACCTGCGGCGCATTCCGTGCCCGCGACAGCTGGAGCAGACGGTCCTCCGCCGCGAGGAGCTCGGCGGAGGTGAACGCCTCCGAGTGGCGCGGCCGGAGCATGCTCGTGCCGTCCTCGCGCCGCAGCTCCGGCGGGACTGCTCCGAGCTCCGGCGGGGTGAGTAGCACCGAGGCACGCTCCGCGGCCCGGACGACGCTCGCGAGGATGGCCTCGCGGTCGTGCAACGAGGCGAAGCGGACGCCCATGAGCTGCCGGGTGGCTTCGGCGTGCAGGTTCCACCTGCGCCACGTCGACCGCCGCTCGCCCACCACCTCGACCACGGTGGCGGCGATCCCCTCGACGGTCGCCGGCGACAGGTCGCCCGCGCGCAGTCGTTGCTGTGACCTGCCGCCCAGGACGTGCGTCAGCCAGGCGGCGGGGGAGTGGCCATGCGTCTCCGCTGTTGTCCGCCAGCGGTCGGTAAGGTCCGAGAGCGAGTGCAACGACTTGTCCGGCCGGGTCGCCAACGTCGCCTGCTGACGGAGCTTCAAGACCGTCGTCGCCGACGGCTGGTGGCCGTGGGCGGCGACGTAGTCGGCGATCAGCTGCTCCTTGGCCACGTCGATGTCGGCGGTGCGGGACGAGAAGACGTCGAGGAGCTCGTTGGGGATGCCGGCGATCTCCCACGCCGGGTTGCGATCGGCGCCGCGGTCCCGTTGGGTCCAGACGACGCCGAGTGCGGTGGTGAGTCGGTCGGCGAGGACGGCGTTGTAGTGCTCGGACAGCGCGACCATGGCCGCGTGGACCGGGCGGCCGTCCAGGGCGCGCCACCTGCCGTCGAGGACGGTCTTGGCCTTGTTGGCGATGACGACGTGGGTATGGAGTTGGGGGTCGCCGGCGCGAGAGTCGTAGTGGTCGAACGCGGCCGCGATGACCCCGGCCACGGGGACCTGGGCGACCGCACCGTCCGGCGCCCTCGCGCCCATCCGGGTCGCGGCGACCTCGCGCTCGAGCAGGTCGATCACGTCGGCGATGGCGGCGTGGTGTGCGTCGATGACCTGGGCGCGGGTGTGCTCGTCGGCGAGGGCCCAGAGCACCGAGACGGACTTGGGGACGCTGAAGGTCAGGTCGAACCCGGCCACCGCCCGTCGGCCACGCCGCTTCCCCTCCTCGGCCTCGATCCGTTCGACGGCGGCCGCGCGGGCGTCGTCGTCCAGGTTCGGGTCGAGCTCGGCGACGCGGTCGGCGATGCGTTCCGTCGGTGAGCGGTACTTAGGGTAGGCGCGTCCCAACGGCTCGGCTGTGAGCGGGTCGCGGCCCTGGCCAAGGAGGCGTGCCACCTGCTCCTCGGTGACCACACCGCCCGCTCGCAGCTCCCTGCGGCCGAGGGCCGGCAGTCCTGAGCCGAGCCAGCGGCCCGGCGGGCAGCCCTCGACGGGGTAGTAGTCCGCCAGCCCGCGTCCGGGCCCACGGACGGCGTCGCCGACGGCGACGGAGTCGAGGAGGTAGCGGTAGCCGGCGCCCGCGGACATCACCCGCATCGACACCGTCACGGGACCCACCCGGTCTGTGGAGTCACTGACATCCGACCTGCCGCCTCCCTGCCGTCCTCGTGTGCAAGACGTGTGTCCTGGTAGACGGGGGAGAGGGGCCCGTTGTGTCAACGACTTTCGATCCGGCGCGAGTTCGGGGCTGGCGAGATTCGCTGACACAAGACGGGGGCGTGCGACGTCGGAACGGGCGCGATGGCGACGACTGCGCAGGAGACGGCGGCCAGGAGCGATCCGGTCAGCGTCGACCTGCGGGGCGGAGCAGCCGGACGCACAGACCGCCCGATCTCACGGGACGCCGCCGACGACCCGACCGCCCACTACGTCAGGCGGGTCGTCGAACGGGCCCCTCCGCTGACGCCAGACCAGCGTAGGACCCTCGCCGAGCTCTTGGCGCCGGTCGACGACTGACCGGGGCCGCGACGGGCCGGTCGCCGGTCTGGATGTGCACTTCGACGCGGTGGAAGGGGCAAGTGCACATCTGCGGGGTTCTACGGCCGCCGGGGCGCCCCCAAGCACCCGCGGCTCAGCCTCACCAGCCGCGCTCGCGCCACTCCTCGAGGTGCGGTCGCTCGGCGCCCAACGTCGTATCGTCCCCGTGGCCCGGATAGACCCACGTCTCGTCGTCCAGGATGAAGAGACGCTCGGTCACGGAGCGGTACGCTGTGTCGAACTCCTCGGGACTTGTGGTCCGACCAATCCCGCCCGGGAAGAGCGTGTCGCCCGTGAAGAGGTGGCGGTCGCCCAGCAGGACCGACGTCGATCCCGCCGTGTGGCCGGGTGTGTGGATCAGCCGGACGGAGGCCTCGCCGAACCGCAGCGCCTCGCCGTCCGCGACGTGGCGGTCGGCTTCGCGGTCGACCATGTCCGCGTCGGCGGCGTGCACCACCACCTCCGCGCCGGTGGCCTCCGCCACGGCGTCCAGAGCCTGCCAGTGGTCGTGATGGCCGTGCGTGGTCATGATCGTGACCACCCGCACGCCGGCCTCCGGGCCGGGCTGGTCCGCCCGGCCGATCTCTTCGAGCAGCCGCTCGGCGTCGTTCGCGGCGTCGATCAGCAGGGCCTCGCCCGCGCTCACCAGCAGGTAGGCGTTGTTGTCCATCGGGCCGACGGAGAGCTTGCGGACCTCCACGTCGACGCCGCCGGGCAGGGACACGGTGCGGATGGCCGTCGCGCCGCCGGGCTCGACGTGGCCGTTCTCGGGGTAGCTCATGGCCCGGTTCTACCCGACGCCCCCGGCGGTCACCGGGGGCGTCTGCTGCTGGACCCCGCGATCAGCCGTCCGTCAACGACACCAGGAGCGCGTCGACCGAGCTCTGGGCCACGCTGTCCGCGGTCTCCACGACGACCAGGTCCTCCACCAGCCCGGCGAGGGACGCGATCAGGTCGTTCGTCGATCCGGCCGAGCCGGCCAGGTCGTCACCGTCGACCATGGCCATGACCTGCCCGGCGGCCGCGGCGGCCGGGCCGGCGACGAGGGCCTCGACGAACGTCTCACCGTCGACCAGCCACGGCTCGTTGACCCGCAGCCCGGCGCCGCGGGACGCCTCCACCACCGCCGCGCTGGTGCCGTACCGGTTGTCCCCGGCCAGCCGGACGTCCGGTGCGATCTGGTCGCTGATCACGTCGGTGCCGCCGACCGCGGCGGTCGCCGGGTC belongs to Euzebya sp. and includes:
- a CDS encoding MBL fold metallo-hydrolase, producing the protein MSYPENGHVEPGGATAIRTVSLPGGVDVEVRKLSVGPMDNNAYLLVSAGEALLIDAANDAERLLEEIGRADQPGPEAGVRVVTIMTTHGHHDHWQALDAVAEATGAEVVVHAADADMVDREADRHVADGEALRFGEASVRLIHTPGHTAGSTSVLLGDRHLFTGDTLFPGGIGRTTSPEEFDTAYRSVTERLFILDDETWVYPGHGDDTTLGAERPHLEEWRERGW
- the mobF gene encoding MobF family relaxase, whose translation is MSAGAGYRYLLDSVAVGDAVRGPGRGLADYYPVEGCPPGRWLGSGLPALGRRELRAGGVVTEEQVARLLGQGRDPLTAEPLGRAYPKYRSPTERIADRVAELDPNLDDDARAAAVERIEAEEGKRRGRRAVAGFDLTFSVPKSVSVLWALADEHTRAQVIDAHHAAIADVIDLLEREVAATRMGARAPDGAVAQVPVAGVIAAAFDHYDSRAGDPQLHTHVVIANKAKTVLDGRWRALDGRPVHAAMVALSEHYNAVLADRLTTALGVVWTQRDRGADRNPAWEIAGIPNELLDVFSSRTADIDVAKEQLIADYVAAHGHQPSATTVLKLRQQATLATRPDKSLHSLSDLTDRWRTTAETHGHSPAAWLTHVLGGRSQQRLRAGDLSPATVEGIAATVVEVVGERRSTWRRWNLHAEATRQLMGVRFASLHDREAILASVVRAAERASVLLTPPELGAVPPELRREDGTSMLRPRHSEAFTSAELLAAEDRLLQLSRARNAPQVPAVTVAHHADGLGDDQVAAIAQVATSGRVVDVLVGPAGAGKTTTMRALRTAWEHLYGAGTVVGLAPSAAAAEVLGADLEVEAETPAKWLHELAGCRVALRAGQLVIVDEASLAGTHTLHRIATATADAAAKLLLLGDPAQLAAVDAGGAFRLLATDRDDVAELSDVRRFHHDWEKHASLQLRDGNAAVLDTYDQHCRLLDGDTDAMFDAAYTAWQADLASGKTSFLIAPTREHVTTLNARAHDDRVATGDVDPSIVIRLHDRTLAGVSDAIVTRRNHRQLTDASGRWVRNGDRWTISAILPDGALAVLGNGGSVQLPADYVAEHVELGYAVTAHRAQGATVDTAHAIVTPAMTRETLYVALTRGRASNRAYAITDSADLEAHQDDGDNVTGRRVLTGVLSRVGAERSAHETLRAEQDRWGGITQLAAEYDTIAATAQHDRWTNLIRGCGLTSDQANQVLASDAFGPLAAALRHADAHHLDLEELLPNLVDARELDNAHQVAAVLHHRITTATTRLAARHQRQPREMIAGLIPTAAGPMTPAMRTALDERQQLIEQRASGLVQTAIARHEPWIRHLGRVPQQWHGRDCWVRTATTVAAYRDRYDITTANPLGPDPVSDMQRADAGRVREALDRLRQIRALDARTASRRPVQRDSPGLGRSL